Within the Effusibacillus lacus genome, the region TCCCTTACACCTTCCTTTCTTTCTAGTTTTCGAGAGCTTTCTCGAAAGCGGGATCGGTTTTGATACGGCGGTTGTTGTGCGGCAAGTTGCGGTGACAGCTGGTACAGTCGCGATCTTTGTCATGATTGATCGTGGAGACGGTAGCACTGTGGCATTCGGCACAACGTTGCTGAATGACTTTGTTTGATTCCGCTTTTGCAACAAACGTAAACGGCAGGTCATTGTTAAACGTGTTGTTGTAGATATGGGACAAACCCGATTTGGCCTTGAACATCACTTTTCTGACCGCATTGTCTTGCGGCACGTGACAATCTCCGCAAGCAAGGTTGCTATGGGTGGAAACCGCCTTGGTAACACCCACTTCATTCATCACGTGGCAACTGGTGCAGAACGAAGTTGAGCTCGTGGCTTCCATTCCCGTATCCCATAAAAAGTAAGACAATCCAATAACCACTAATATGCCGATTACATATTTGTTCTTTACAAATTTCTTGAGTTTTTCTAACATGACCTCTCCCTCCTTTATGAACCGTATCACCCTACACTTTCCATGATATGTCTGCCTTAAGCGATTACAAGTACCCCATTTCACAAACTTAACCTTTTCATAAAT harbors:
- a CDS encoding cytochrome c3 family protein, translating into MLEKLKKFVKNKYVIGILVVIGLSYFLWDTGMEATSSTSFCTSCHVMNEVGVTKAVSTHSNLACGDCHVPQDNAVRKVMFKAKSGLSHIYNNTFNNDLPFTFVAKAESNKVIQQRCAECHSATVSTINHDKDRDCTSCHRNLPHNNRRIKTDPAFEKALEN